The region GCTCGGCGACCCCTCGCAGAAGATCTCGCCGACAAGATCCAGGTTGCCGTCTTCGGCGGCCGCCCGGTACTTCTTGCCGACCTCCAGCCCGCGGCGGTAGATGCCGCGCTTCATCAGTTCCGCGGCTTTCTGCCCGCCGAGTTCCTCGGCAAGCGAGCGGTAGATGTCGGCGTACATGTAGGCGCGCGTCTCAAACGCCGCCCGCGTCTCGGCCCGAGCCTTTGCCAGCGCGGCTCGAAGCGATTCGATCGTCTCAATCTGATCGTTCATACCAACCTCCGTGATTCGTTGCCGGTTCTCAAAGCCCTTCGCGGCGCAGCGGACAGGTCATGCAATGACATCCGCCGCGGCCCTTGCCGATCTCGGTGCCGTCAATCTCGATGACTTCGATGCCGGCTGCGCGCAAGTTCGCGTTCGTACCTTCGTTGCGAGCATACCCGACAACGACGCCCGGCTCGATCGCCACGACGTTATTAGCGTCGTCCCACTGCTCCCTCGCAGCCTGGCACGCAGCTCCGCCGGTGGGAATGGCTCGAATGCGCTTCTCTCCTAGGGCGTCGGCGACCGCAGGCAGCAGCCCCGCCTCCTCGGTGATCTCGAATGCGTCGTCCCGATCCGACGGCCTCATGCTGAACACGCGCATGCCGTCGACGACGGACCGATAGACGCATGCCGCATCGCGGTCGACCAGCGCAAACACCGTGTCGAGATGCATGTATGCGCGGTCCTGCTGCATGCGGCATGCGATCACCCGGTCGACCTCGCCGCTCGCGAACAGCGAGCGCGCCACGAACTCCACCATGCGGCCCGTTGATCGCTCCCCCATGCCGATGACCACGCATCCGTTGCCGATCGCCATCATGTCGCCACCCTCAAGCGACGCCGTACGAGCGAACTCCTCGGCCGAGAACCGCTCGGCAGCACCCTGCGGCGGATACCAGAACCTGAAGTCGCCTTGCGCAAACAGCGGGTGGTGACGATAGACCGCCGAGACGTTTGCCACCTCAAGTTGGCGCGCCGTCCCCAGCAATGGCGGCAGCACCACCCCACCATAGAGCCAAGCCGACGAGTCGCGGGTGAACACCGTGTTGGGCAAAGGCGGAAGGACGAACGAATCCACGCCCGCGCAAACCGCTCCAAGCGAACTGCGATCGAGATGGGTGAGGTCGAACCCCTCGAGCTCGGAGACCAACAGGCCCGCGACCAGAACCTCGGCAAGCCGGGCGGAATCGAGAGCGAAGAGCCATGACCGCAGGTCACCGGCGAGCGAAAGCCCGACAGCGCTCGCCGAAACCGCGCCCAGAATAGCTTCTCGGCGAGCCGTCTCGGAAGACTCCAGCGCCTGTTCGAGCAGGTCGCCGAGTAGCAGCACCTCGACGCCTCGACTACGCAGGGCGGCGGTCAGCTCGTCGTGCTCGCGGCGGGCCTTCTCCACCCAGACCACATCGTCGAACAAGAACTCTGCGCGGTTGGAAGGCGTCAACCTCTCGAGCGAACGGCCCGGCCGGTGCACGAGCACAGTCCTGAGCCGGCCCACCTCGGAGTGCACTCCAAGCGACTTCACCCTCGGCCCCCTCTGCGGTTGTCCTCCGTACAGAATACATCCGCACATCCTCCACATTGCTCTCATCCCCGCAACACTGTCGAAGATGACCATAGGAAAGGCAACAACGTTCTTCCGACTACAGAATTACCTTCAGTGCTGTTTGAGGAGGATTCGCGATGGAAGCAATTCACATCAGAACCGAAGGACTCGCCACAGACGAGTCTGCGTTGCTTGTTGAGGGGACCGTCTCGCGGCTCAGCGGGGTATCGCGCGTCGTAACCGTCAAGTCGCTCAAACTCACCTCGGTGATGTACGACGAACGAAAGATCAACCGCCGCACGATCCTGAAGGCCATCCGGTCCGTCGGCTTTCGCGCCCGCCCCTACCGAGCCATTCTCCCATCATGATGCCGAGTGCCCCCAGGGAATCTTGAAATCTCGGCGTCGAATTCGATTGACCACGGCTGCGACGAACCAAATACAATGTCTCGAACGCCTAAGAAGGGTCGAGACATGGCGCACGCGGAATTGCCGAACATAACCGGAGGCTGGACTGGCTCGGCGTCCGCGACGATCTTCGCCTTCAACACGCTTGTGACAATCTCGGCGCAATGCGATCAGTCCCTGATCGATGAGGCCGTCGAACTGTGCCGGTATTTCGAGCTGGCGTTCTCCCGCACGGTGGAGGACGGCGACGTCGTACGGATCAACCGATCCGCCGGAAAGCCCGTCGGAGTCGGTTTGGAGACGGCCGATCTCATATCGACCTCTCTGCGGTACTGCGAAATCTCAGGAGGCCTCTTCGATATCACCATGGGCGCGGTCACAACGCTGTGGGACTTCAATGAGGGAGTCATCCCTAGCCGACGAGACATCGTCGAGGCTCTTCGGCATGTGGGTTACCGGAACGTCCATGTCGATGGCACTACCGTGCGGATCGACGACCCCGCCGCCAAGATCGACCTCGGCGGCATCGCCAAGGGCTACATCACCGATGCACTCGCGAAACACCTCCGAGCCGGTGGTGTGACATCGGGCCTCATCAACCTCGGCGGCAATGCATTCGGCCTGGGGACGAAGCCGGACGGCTCGAAATGGCGTCTCGGCATTCGGGATCCGAACAATCCCGACGGAGGCCTCATCGGCGTTGTGGAAGTTGCGGATCGATCCGCCGTCACAAGCGGCTTGTACGAACGAAACTTCACCAGTGACGGTGTGCTCTACCATCACATCCTCGACCCAAAGACCGGTTTTCCCGCCGAGACCGACGTCAAGAGCGTGACGATTCTGTCTCCAACTTCGATTGACGGCGATGGGCTTTCTACCGCTCTGCTCCTCATGGGCGTCGAGCGAGCAATCGCTCTCATAGAGTCACTCGAAGGACTCGATGCGATCTTCGTCGACACTCACGACAACCTCATTTGCACCAGCGGAATCGGCACCGCTATCCCCTTCACGCGCGTGGGGTAGCCGAGGAAAGAACTGCTTGGGCATGAGCGGCGCTCACGTGCCTCTCTTCAGCAGTCTACCTTGCGACGTTCGCTCGATATGCTTTGTTTGGACGCCACCCCGCGGCTCCTGCAATTCATGCCAGACCCGTTGCCATGCCGCCGTCAGAGTCCGCGCTCCGTCAACCAGCACTGGTCGTCAGACAGCTCCTGACGTCGACGCTTGGCTTCTTCAACCGACTCCTGCTTCACGTAGTCGGCGACGCGAGTCATGCGTGCGTGATTCATGAGCCACTCTGCATTCTCAGCAGCACGCTTGCGTCGGTCGACTGCATCTGGGATATCCCGTCGCCGAGGACGAATGCGTTGCAGCTTCACGGTCTTGGCCTGCAGGAGAGCCTTTGCCTCGCCAGCGACAGTGAACATCGCTTCTGGGTGAGGCGGCTGCTGGAGTCGCGCGGCGCTCAGCAGACCCAGCACTTGAAGCTTGGTAACCGCGAGTAGCAGACCCTCGCCCTCAAGTCGTCCTGCGAACTCGCGCTCAATGTGCAGGTAGTCGTACTGGCGGCCCGAAATGAAGCTGATGATCGCAAGCTCCTCAGCGGACACTTCGCGTTCCAGGCGTTGAACTCGCACATACGACCGCAGACGCTTGAGCCAACCGGGCGCGGCGCGAGTCAGCCTGCCAAACGTGGAGTTGGCGATAGGCAGGAGGATCTTCTCTGCCGCCCACACCAGCACAGCTTCCGGCACCTCGCGACTCCCTCCCAAGCGCTATATCCAACGTTGTACAGCATGCGCAGGCGCCCGTGCACTCTCTGCTCTCTACCTCCCGCGCTTTGGCCTGAGCTTGTTCGATAGCGACGTCACTTCTCCGAAAGAAGCGCTCATGTCGACATTGTGATCGACTTCCTACGGAGTGCGCCTATTACTCCTCAAACCATAGTGTCCTCATGAGATCCTGCGCCACGGGGAGTGGTATCGTCGCAAGACTGCCACCGGCTTGTTGCAGAACGCCGACTGCAAGGTCTCCTTCAGGGAAGCATCCGTCTCGCCATCTCTTGTATAGTGCGGCACGGGTGTCGGGTTGAGTCGAGAAGTCCTTCACTTCTGCCGCTACATAGGGATGGAACCGGATGTACTGGCTCATCGAGAAGTAGACTCGGCCTTCCGGCGGCTCGGAAACGTCGCTCGGGTCTATAACGGGAATGCCATCTTCCGCCACAATCTCCTCAAGGGCATCAATGAGCGCCAACTGATATCCCGTGACCATGAAGTCCTTTCCGGATAGCAGGAAGAGGTCGTTCGAGGCATCTGGGAAGTAGCGCGGCACATAAGTTGCGCTCGTGATGTTCATTGAAAGGCGGGGACTGTCGGAAGCCCACTCCCTAGTGGAATCTGGCGGGGGATCCGCTACCACTGAACTGAATATCCCGTGGAATTCGTCAGGCACGTATAGCCAGTTGCTGGACGACTGCCAGATCAACTCATTCAGTCTGCGGTTCACTTCAACATCGAGTTCACTCCAAACCCATCTCGACGGTGCGACCGCAGCGTCGTACGTCGCAAGCACGGAGTACCAGTGAAGCGCCTTCGTGAGATCGATCTCTCGACTCACCGTCGGCTGCGCGCCCGACTCCGTCGACCGTCGGGGAGATTGGCTTCGCTGCAAGCATCGCGGAGCGCAGTCGGACACACATGGCCCTGAAGCCCCACATCCGACCCATTTTCCATCATCGCTCTCAACCCAGACCTCCACGCTGACTTTGCCGCGAAGCCCCCCGAGGTTGGCATAGACTGCTGGCGCCATCAATCGGGCCTGCTCAAGTGAAAGCGAAGGCATGTGCGCTCTGTCTTCGCGATGAAGACCAACGTACCAGTACCGCTTCTTCGGGTCACTGTCGGCTGGCTCCACGTGCCATTCAACCCCGGGAGCAGTCTGCGCCATCGCCCGATGGACATCAGCATTACTAGTCCTGAACAACCCCATCGCGTCCCCCTACAGACAAAGCGGGCAGTGGTGCCCGCCTGATGATGTTGCGCAAGTGTACTAGCTCGCCTTTGGGTCTGTCGAACGTCCAACGAAATGAGCAGACGCGCATCCGTTTGCTTGTCAGCGTAGCTCTTGGCGTTCTGCTCGATTCGCTTGTTGGGCAGGTGCGGTCAGAATGGGATCGCATCATTCCAATCGAGCGCGTGACCCGTCTCGCCGTCCACCCGACCCTCCACTGTATCCATGAAGCGAACCAAGGACGCTACGTGCGCAAAGACGAGAAGGCTCTCGTCATGATCCATTAGGTCGTTGTCATGCGCCAGACTCTGTTCATTCCGAGCACCATTCAGGGCCTCAAGGATAGATGTCGTCGACTTGAGTATCCGAAGGGTGATTTCGGATTCGATGGCGCCTTGTGCACGCACAGCCTTGATGTACTCACCCATGAGGCTATGCAGCGGCTTATCCCGGGAGACCTCGATACCGCGCCGGCGGCACAAACGACGCATGTACTTCACCATGAAGGTGTGCAGGCGATCGATTGCCGCCTCAGTCTCGTTCCGATCGATCGCCTCACGAACATACCGGGCGACAGTCTCGAACGCCTCGTCCGCATCAGGCGGCGCGACCAAAGCTGCCGCATCCGCAACAGGCGCGGATGTGCGAAGACGCTCGATTATGGCCAGATCCTCAGGTGCGGGCGCATCAAACCCGTTCGTCTCGAAGTCAGCCCAGTTCTCCAGCAGAGGAACAAGTGCCCTAGCAACGGTGTGGTTGTCCGCGGTCTCCCAAAAAGCCCGCATGTGGTTGGCCTTGGACGCACCACGGTACCCGTAGTTGTCGTCGTAGATGTTGATGCCTGCGACGTCGCTAAAGTAGTCAGCGAAGGTTGTGTTCGAGAAGTTCAGGACGTAGCCGGAACCCATGCCCAGCAGTCGCTCCAGCTTCCGCTTCTCGACAACGCTTAGGTCAGCCAAACGACACCCCCCTACTCTGCCCAACATCTGGTTAACAAACTGGCTGACGGTCTACTCGCCGTGAACTGAGCACCTGGTCTTCTTCGTGGCATCGTCGAAGGTGTACGTCCCGCCGGACGGACAAGCCTTGCCGATGCTCTTCAAGACCGTTCCGAAGGAGACCTCGGCCGTTGCCCCGGCGACGGGAACAATGTATTTCTTGTCGATTTCCTGCCTGATCGCTGTGCAGGCTATGGCACTCGCCTGTTCCTTGGCCGAATTCACCACGGCAGACGGATCCGGCAGATTAATGTTCTGACCGTTCACTTGGGCTTTAGTCCCGCATCCGGCAAGCGCCAACGCACAGCAGATCACAAGTACCGAGAACAGGACTCGCTTTGTTGCCAAGAGAGACTCCTCTGATTGTCACCATCGAACGCGAAGCGGAGCGTGTTTCCCTCGAAGCATAGCATCCCCGACTGTCCGCAAAGCCCTCAATGACAAGAAGCGGGCCCCGTTTCGGACCCGCTTCTTTGAGACTGTCGTCGCATCCAGAAACGCTACTCCGCGCAGCGCCTCTCGATGTAGTTCCAGTACCGGTCGACCTCAGCCTGAACGCTTGCGAGCAACTCGGCGTTCTCGGGCTTGAAGAGGTGCTTGAAGCGGCCTTGCGGTTTCAAGAACTCCTCGATGGGCTTGCGGTTGGGGACCTTGACCGTCTGACGCCACACGCCATCTTCGACCTCGAACAGCGGCCAGAAGCCGGTCTGCACCGCGAGCTTCGTGATGGAGATCGTCTGGTCGGGAGCCGTGCGCCATCCGCGAGGGCATGTCGCAAGGATGTTGAGGAACGCGGGGCCTTCGACGTTGAACGCCTTCTCGGCCTTGTTGGTGAGGTCTCTCCAGTGGCTGATCGAAGCCTGCGCAGCGTAGGGCACACCATGGGCGGCGATGATCGACGTGAGGTCCTTGCGGCGCTGCTCCTTGCCCTGCTGGGCCTTGCCGACCTCGGCGGTCGTCGCCCATGCGCCGAACGGCGTGGCGGACGAACGCTGGATGCCGGTGTTCATGTACGCGCCGTTGTCGTAACAGACGTAGACCATGTCGTGGCCGCGCTCCATGGCGCCCGACAGCGACTGCAGGCCGATGTCGTAGGTGCCACCGTCCCCGCCGAAGGCGACGAACTTGATCTTCTTGTCGGCGGGAATCTTGCCGGCGGCCTTCAGGCCTTTGAATGCAGCCTCGACGCCCGACACGGTGGCAGCCGCGTTTGCGAATGCGTTGTGAATGAACGGCGTCTTCCACGACGAGTACGGGTAGATCGTGGTCGAGACTTCGAGGCACCCGGTGGCGCAGCCGGTGACAACCGCGTTATCGCCCGCGGCAAGAAGCACCTGGCGGGCCGCAATCGACGCACCACACCCGGCACACAGGCGATGGCCGCCCGCGAGGCGGTCTTCGCATGCAGCGAGTTCTTTTATCGTTGGCATGTGCTGGTCCTTCCTACCGTGTGCCGAGGTAGACGAGCCCGCTGGGCTCGGCGACGCCACCGGCTATGTCGGCCAAGTCGCTGTAGACCCGGCGAATGAGTTCGAGCTTCACGTCTGCGCCACCGAGGCCGTAGATGTAGTTCACCATGGCCGGGCGGGTCGTGCAGTCGTAGAGCGCGCTGCGCACCTCGAGGAAGAGCGGGCCACCCTCGGCGCCGAACGACTCGGCACGGTCGAGCACCGCGACCGCCTTGACGCCCTTGAGAGCCTCGGCGATATCGACGAACGGGAACGGGCGGAACACGCGGATCTTGAGCACGCCGGCCTTGACGCCCTGGGCCCGAAGCTCGCGCGCAATGTGGCGGACGTTGCCTGCGGTCGAGCCGATAACAACGATCGCGATCTCGGCGTCTTCCATGCCCCAGCCCTCGACGACGTCGAACGGGCGGCCGCTGACGGCAGACCACTCGGCGCCAACGCTCTTGATGACCCCGAGCGAACGGTCGATGGCGGTGCGCTCGGCCTGCTTGAACTCGAAGTACGTTCCGCCCAGACCGGCGAAGTTGCCGTGGCTGACAGGATGATCGGTGTCGAGGAGCGCGTTTTCGGGATGATACTCGCCCACGAACGCCTTGACCGTCTCGTCGTCCATGAGTTGGGCGCGATCGATCGAGTGCGTCGTGATGAAGCCGTCGAGCGTCGTCATGACCGGCAGCATGACCTGCGGGTTCTCGGCGACGCGAATCGCCATGAGCGTATTGTCGTACGCTTCCTGCGCGGTCTCCGCAAAGTAGATGATCCAGCCGGTGTCGCGCGCGCCCATGATGTCGGAGTGATCGCAATGGATGTTGATCGGTGCCGCTAGTGCGCGGTTGGCGTTGGCCATCACGATGGGCAGACGCAGACCGGCCGCGATGTGGAGTTCCTCCCACATGTAGGCCAAGCCCTGCGACGAGGTCGCGGTCATGACGCGGGCGCCTGCGGCCGAAGCGCCGACGGCGGCGCTCATTGCCGAGTGCTCGCTCTCGACCGTCACGTACTCGGTGTGCACGCGGCCCTGAGCGACGAACTTGGCGAACTCCTCGACGATGGTTGTCTGTGGCGTTATCGGGTACGCAGGAACGACGTCGGGAGCGCACTGGCGAAACGCCTCGGCGACAAGCGAGTTGCCCGTGGTGGCTACGATCTTCTGTTCGGCCATGCTACTTCACCTCCGGGAGTTCGCAGCCTTCGAGCGCCATCGAAATGGCGTCAGACGGGCATTCATGCGCGCAGATACCGCAACCTTTGCAGTGGTCGAGATCAAATGACACGACCTTGCCGTCATTGAGAACGACCGAGCTGTCGGGGCAGTAGATCCAGCAAATCAGGCACTGGGTGCACTTGGATTCGTCGCGCCAGGGGCGCTCGCTGCGCCAGCCGCCGGTGACGTAATCAGCCGAGTTGCCGGCTTCGGGAATCATCGCGCCACGGGGGAAGTCTTCGCTCTTCCAGTCGTCGATGGAGGAAATATCCCACTTGCTCATCCCGCAGCCACCTCCTCATACGCGCGTTGGACGGAGTCAAGGTTCGCGTCGATGATGTCTTGGCCGAACTTCTTGCCAAACGTCTTGACCAGCAGGCCCTTGACGGCATCCAGATCCACGACGCCGGTAAGACGCGCAAGCGCGCCGACCATCGGCGTGTTGGGAATGTCGCGCCCGATCGTCTCAAGCGCGATGGTGGTCGCGTCGCACGAAGCTACCACCACCGAATCCTTGACTCCGAGCACCTTGCGCAGCACCGCCGGAGCAGTGCACGTGTTGACGATGATAACGCCGTCGTCGGCGACTCCTTCAGTCACATCGATGACATCGAGCAGGGTCTCGTCAAGGACGACGACGACGTGAGGGTTCTCGATATTGTTGTGGATCTCAATCGGTTGATCGCTGATACGCGTGAACGCCTTGATCGGCGCGCCCATGCGCTCGGGCCCATACTCGGGCATGGCCTGCATGTACCGGTCCTGCGACAGCGCAGTCTCGGCGACGAGCTTAGCCGCCGTAACCGCGCCCTGACCGGCGCGTGCGTGCCAACGGATCTCCGTCAGCTGCTGCATCGCGTTTCTTCCCTTTCACTCGGTCCCCTGTTGAAGGTGACCTCACCGCCGAAACAGGCGATAAGTCCTAACAGAATAGGGGCACCAAGGGGCATCGCGGCCGAGCCGAAGGATACGAGTAGTCAGGCGGCGCCAGCGTCTCGGTGAACGGCCGGCGCGAGACCTACATCTCCCGGCGTGCCTCAAGGGCACGGCCGAGCGTCACCTCGTCGGCGTACTCCAGATCGCCTCCGACCGGCAGTCCGCTGGCAATCCGGGTGACCTTCACGCCGAGCGGTTTGATGAGGCGCGCGATGTAGAGCGCAGTGGTCTCGCCTTCGACGTTGGGGTTCGTGGCGAGCACCACTTCTGTGACTTCTCCGCTGGCCATCCTGTCAATCAGCTCGCGGACACGAAGACGCTCGGGGCCGATGCCGTCGATCGGCGAGATGGCTCCCTGCAACACGTGATAGAGGCCCCGGAACTCACCGGTACGGTCGATCGCCACGACGTCGCGCGGCTCTTCCACGACACACAGTTTCGTCCGGTCACGCTTGGCGTCCGCGCAGATTTCGCATACCTCGCCCTCGGCGAAATTGAAGCACACCGGGCAGAAGTGGATGGTGCGCTTCACCTCTGTGATTGCATGCGCAAGGCGCTGGGCATCGGCGTTCTCGGACGCAAGCAGCCAGTATGCGATGCGCTGAGCCGACTTTGGGCCCACGCCGGGCATACGCTCGAGCTCTTCGAGAAGACGGGCTATGGGAGCGGCATAGCGCATCGGCTACATCAGACCCGGGATGTTCATGCCGCCGGTGATCTCCGACATCTTTCGCGACGCCAGCTCCTGAGCCGAGCGGATCGCTTCGTTGACCGCGGCGGTCACCATGTCCTGCACCATTTCGACGTCATCCGGGTCGAGTGCTTCCGGGTTGATGGTGATCGAGCGCACCTGCAGGTCTCCTGTTATGGCAACCTTCACCATGCCACCACCTGCCGAGCTCTCGACGACCTCGCTCTTCAGTCCCTCCTGCATCTGGAGCATCCGGGCCTGCAGTTTCTGGGCCTGCTTGATCATATTGCCCTGGTTCATCTAGTCGTCCTCTCCAATTGTCTCGTCTAACATACCATCGCCGAATGACATGAACCCTTGGTAGTCATCGGCAGCCTCGCTCTCATCTGTCTGTTCGTCTACCGGCTCCGTCGACAGCGCACCGTGCTCGGCAACGATCCTCGCACCTAGGCCGTCCACAAGGAACTGCGCGAGATCGGTTGGAGCGGCGTCGTCTGTGGCGGCCGGAGCGGCGGCGAGTGCCGAAGCAGGCTCGCTCGAGTGCTTGCGCTCGGGCTTGGGCGCCGGGCTTGCGGTGGGCTCATGCGATGCGGCGGCAGCCGCTCGATGCATGCCTCCGCGGCCGATCTGCATGCGGACGGGCGGAGCCTCGCCGAGCACCACCGTAAGCGCGACTCTCAGTAAATCGCGCATCTCGGGTTCCTCGGCAAGCTGCATCGAGAACGACTGGTCCTGCGGAAACTCAAGCACCAGGGTGCCGTCGGCGTCGACATCCACGTCCACGGTCGAGAGCAGGTGCGCCCTAGCCGGCTTGCGGTCTCTGATCTCGGCAAGCACATCCGACCAGATCCGCTTCGCCGCAGCACGGTCTAGCTCGCCCGGACGCGTCGCCTGTCGCGAAGCGGCCTGACGTACAGGCGCTGCGGGAGCGGGCGCCGGCACTGATTCGGTCTGGCGCGGAACGATGGCCGCGGGTCTCGGCGCCTGCGCGCCCGTCCCACGCTCCAGCGCTTCGATGCGCTCGGCAAGGGACTCCAGCGTCATCTCGCCGTCCGGGCGCGCCATGCGAGTGAACGCGACCTCCAGTGAGAGCCGCGGGTCGCTCGACCAGCGAAGCTCGGCGGCAAGCTCGCCCAGAAGCGTGAGCACGCGTGCAAGCCGGTCGGGCCCGCCGAACTCGACGGCCTGCTCGGCAAGCGCCGTGAGGTCCTCGCTTCCGGCGTCGACGATGCCATGGCCGTCCCCTACCGCGGCGAGCACGTACAAGTTGCGGAAGTGACCGGTGAGTTCGCGCACAAACTCGGCCAGGTCGGTGCCGTCTTCCACAAACGAAGCGACCCAGCGGAAACACGACGCGACGTCGCGGGCAGCGATCAGACCGGCGATCCCGAAGAGCTGCGCCGTGTCGACCTCGCCGAGAAGCCCTTCGACATCGGCCATGGTGATGGTGCCGCCTGTGAACGACGCAAGCTGTTCGAGCGTGGTGATGGCGTCGCGCATCCCGCCGGACGCGTGGCGGGCAATGAGCGCGAGAGCGGCGTCCGGAACGCTGAAGCCCTCCCCTTCGCAGATCGCGCGCAGGCGGCCGACGATGTCGTCGATGCCGATGCGCCGGAAGTCGAAGCGCTGGCAACGGGACTGGATTGTCTCGGGAACCTTGTGCGGATGTGTGGTCGCAAGCACGAAGATGACGTGGCTCGGCGGCTCTTCAAGCGTCTTGAGCAGCGCGTTGAACGCTGCCGTCGAGAGCATGTGCACCTCGTCGATGATGTAGACCTTGTAGTGGCCGCGCGTGGGTGCGAACTGAACGCGACCGATGATCTCCTCGCGGACGTTGTCGACGCCCGTACGCGACGCGGCGTCGAGCTCGTAGACGTCCGGATGACGGCCCTCGGCGATCTCAAGACACTGTTGGCAGGTGCCGTCGGGATCCGGGGTGGGTCCGTGCTCGCAATTCAGCGCCTTGGCCAGAATGCGCGCCGTGGTGGTCTTGCCGGTGCCTCGCGGACCGCAAAACAGGTACGCGTGCGCGACGGTGCCGTCCCCGACGGCATTTCGCAGCGTACGTTCGATGTGCTCCTGGCCGACAACGTCGGAGAACGTCTGCGGGCGGTACTTCCGGTAGAGAGACTGGTGCGCCATGCGCCGCCTTTCGAGAGGCATACAACTCTGCCGAGAAGTATAAAACACGAGTGTGCCGAGCGGACCCGGACGCTCGTCAGGGGCCGCTTATGGCTGCTTCCTTCCGGACCTGACCAGGTTCACGGCATGTCGCCGTCCGAGCCCGCTCGGCACACTCACACGCGAGCCGTCAGTATACGACGCGAGTGAAGGATGCGCGAGATCGTGCGTTGCCCGCGTCGCCCCAGAAACGCGCCCAAAGAACGACGAGGCCAGTCGACGACCAATCCCTGTTCCGCCGATCTCGGCGCGAATTCCTCGGCAATGTCAGGACGCTCAGTGTATGCTCCCTCGTGCGCATGCAATGTCGTACGAGAACGAGGACATCATGACCGACACGCCTGACATGCAAGAAAACGCAGCTCGGCTCGGCCTGGGCAACGACTCTCGCCTCGCTCGCTACGATCACCTCCTCGACATGTGCGGCGACGTGGACAATCCCACGCCCATCGTGCGCCTCAACCGGATGCTCACCGGCCCTGACGTCGCGCTCTACATGAAGTGCGAATGGGTCAACCCATTCGGCTCCATCAAGGACCGCACGGCAAAGTGGCTGCTCAAGGGCCTGATCGAACGCGACGAGCTCGACGACAAGACGGTCATCGAGGCCACCTCCGGCAACACCGGCATCGCGCTGGCTGCGATCACGGCCCTCCTCGGCAAGAGGATGGTCGCCACCGCGCCCCACGTGCTCTCGCCGGAAAAGACCGCACTGCTGCGCGCGTTTGGCGCCGACGTCCGGCTCACCTCGCCAGACGACACCTCCGGCCTGCACCCCATGGACGTTGCCTTCAAGCTCGCCGCGCAGATCCTCAGCGAGAATCCGGACAAGTACGTCATGCCCAACCAGTACGACAACGCCGACAACGCGCGAGCGCACTATGAGTCAACCGGCCCGGAGATTTGGCGCCAGACCGAAGGACACGTGAAGTACTTCTTCGCAGGGCTCGGCACGTGCGGAACGATCGTCGGCACGGCGCGCTACCTCAAGGAGCAGAATCCCGACATCCAAGTGATCGGCATCGAGCCGGTGAAGGGTCATCACATCTCGGGCCTCAAGAACATGGAGGAGACCGCCGTCCCCGGCAACCTCGACATGTCGGTAATCGACGAGATCGTGTGGGTCGATGACGCGATGACCGATGAGGCGGCGCTGAGGCTCTACCGGGAAGAAGCGCTCATGGTCGGGCCGTCGGCGGCGGCGATCACAGCCGGCGCGCTCCGATATCTGAGCCAACCCGGCCGGTCGGG is a window of Coriobacteriia bacterium DNA encoding:
- a CDS encoding 4Fe-4S binding protein codes for the protein MSKWDISSIDDWKSEDFPRGAMIPEAGNSADYVTGGWRSERPWRDESKCTQCLICWIYCPDSSVVLNDGKVVSFDLDHCKGCGICAHECPSDAISMALEGCELPEVK
- a CDS encoding pyruvate synthase; the encoded protein is MQQLTEIRWHARAGQGAVTAAKLVAETALSQDRYMQAMPEYGPERMGAPIKAFTRISDQPIEIHNNIENPHVVVVLDETLLDVIDVTEGVADDGVIIVNTCTAPAVLRKVLGVKDSVVVASCDATTIALETIGRDIPNTPMVGALARLTGVVDLDAVKGLLVKTFGKKFGQDIIDANLDSVQRAYEEVAAG
- the recR gene encoding recombination protein RecR, whose amino-acid sequence is MRYAAPIARLLEELERMPGVGPKSAQRIAYWLLASENADAQRLAHAITEVKRTIHFCPVCFNFAEGEVCEICADAKRDRTKLCVVEEPRDVVAIDRTGEFRGLYHVLQGAISPIDGIGPERLRVRELIDRMASGEVTEVVLATNPNVEGETTALYIARLIKPLGVKVTRIASGLPVGGDLEYADEVTLGRALEARREM
- a CDS encoding YbaB/EbfC family nucleoid-associated protein produces the protein MNQGNMIKQAQKLQARMLQMQEGLKSEVVESSAGGGMVKVAITGDLQVRSITINPEALDPDDVEMVQDMVTAAVNEAIRSAQELASRKMSEITGGMNIPGLM
- the dnaX gene encoding DNA polymerase III subunit gamma/tau; translation: MAHQSLYRKYRPQTFSDVVGQEHIERTLRNAVGDGTVAHAYLFCGPRGTGKTTTARILAKALNCEHGPTPDPDGTCQQCLEIAEGRHPDVYELDAASRTGVDNVREEIIGRVQFAPTRGHYKVYIIDEVHMLSTAAFNALLKTLEEPPSHVIFVLATTHPHKVPETIQSRCQRFDFRRIGIDDIVGRLRAICEGEGFSVPDAALALIARHASGGMRDAITTLEQLASFTGGTITMADVEGLLGEVDTAQLFGIAGLIAARDVASCFRWVASFVEDGTDLAEFVRELTGHFRNLYVLAAVGDGHGIVDAGSEDLTALAEQAVEFGGPDRLARVLTLLGELAAELRWSSDPRLSLEVAFTRMARPDGEMTLESLAERIEALERGTGAQAPRPAAIVPRQTESVPAPAPAAPVRQAASRQATRPGELDRAAAKRIWSDVLAEIRDRKPARAHLLSTVDVDVDADGTLVLEFPQDQSFSMQLAEEPEMRDLLRVALTVVLGEAPPVRMQIGRGGMHRAAAAASHEPTASPAPKPERKHSSEPASALAAAPAATDDAAPTDLAQFLVDGLGARIVAEHGALSTEPVDEQTDESEAADDYQGFMSFGDGMLDETIGEDD
- a CDS encoding cysteine synthase family protein → MTDTPDMQENAARLGLGNDSRLARYDHLLDMCGDVDNPTPIVRLNRMLTGPDVALYMKCEWVNPFGSIKDRTAKWLLKGLIERDELDDKTVIEATSGNTGIALAAITALLGKRMVATAPHVLSPEKTALLRAFGADVRLTSPDDTSGLHPMDVAFKLAAQILSENPDKYVMPNQYDNADNARAHYESTGPEIWRQTEGHVKYFFAGLGTCGTIVGTARYLKEQNPDIQVIGIEPVKGHHISGLKNMEETAVPGNLDMSVIDEIVWVDDAMTDEAALRLYREEALMVGPSAAAITAGALRYLSQPGRSGIGVSIAPDSGQKAASYLNEIMG